The Streptomyces sp. SS1-1 genome has a segment encoding these proteins:
- a CDS encoding acyl-CoA dehydrogenase family protein, producing the protein MARLAQTAGLTDVQQEILSTVRDFVDKEIIPVATELEHRDEYPQQIVDGLKELGLFGLMIPEEYGGLGESLLTYALCVEEIARGWMSVSGIINTHFIVAYMLKQHGTQEQKEHFLPRMAAGDIRGAFSMSEPGLGSDVSAITSKAVKDGDEYVLNGQKMWLTNGGTSSLVAVLVRSDEGHPEGTAPHKSMTTFLVEKEPGFGEVRPGLTIPGKIDKMGYKGVDTTELIMDGLRIPADRVLGGVTGRGFYQMMDGVEVGRVNVAARGCGVAQRAFELGVQYAQQRHTFGKPIAQHQAIQFKLAEMATKVEAAHAMMVNAARKKDSGERNDLEAGMAKYLASEYCKEVVEDAFRIHGGYGFSKEYEIERLYREAPMLLIGEGTAEIQKMIIGRRLLEEYRFQG; encoded by the coding sequence ATGGCCCGTCTCGCCCAGACCGCCGGTCTGACCGACGTCCAGCAGGAGATCCTCTCCACCGTCCGCGACTTCGTGGACAAGGAGATCATCCCGGTCGCCACCGAGCTGGAGCACCGTGACGAGTACCCGCAGCAGATCGTCGACGGTCTGAAGGAGCTCGGCCTCTTCGGCCTGATGATCCCCGAGGAGTACGGGGGTCTGGGCGAGTCGCTCCTGACGTACGCGCTGTGCGTGGAGGAGATCGCCCGCGGCTGGATGTCGGTGTCCGGCATCATCAACACGCACTTCATCGTGGCGTACATGCTGAAGCAGCACGGCACGCAGGAGCAGAAGGAGCACTTCCTTCCGCGCATGGCGGCCGGCGACATCCGCGGCGCCTTCTCGATGTCGGAGCCGGGCCTCGGCTCCGATGTGTCCGCGATCACGTCGAAGGCGGTGAAGGACGGCGACGAGTACGTCCTCAACGGCCAGAAGATGTGGCTGACGAACGGCGGGACGTCGTCTCTGGTCGCCGTGCTGGTCCGAAGTGACGAAGGACACCCCGAGGGCACCGCGCCCCACAAGTCGATGACGACGTTCCTCGTGGAGAAGGAGCCCGGCTTCGGCGAGGTCCGCCCGGGACTCACCATCCCCGGCAAGATCGACAAGATGGGCTACAAGGGCGTCGACACGACCGAGCTCATCATGGACGGCCTGCGCATTCCGGCCGATCGGGTGCTCGGCGGCGTCACCGGCCGAGGTTTTTACCAAATGATGGACGGCGTCGAGGTCGGCCGCGTCAATGTGGCCGCGCGTGGCTGCGGTGTCGCTCAGCGTGCCTTCGAACTGGGCGTCCAGTACGCCCAGCAGCGTCACACTTTCGGCAAGCCGATCGCCCAGCACCAGGCCATCCAGTTCAAGCTGGCCGAGATGGCTACCAAGGTGGAGGCCGCGCATGCCATGATGGTGAACGCGGCACGCAAAAAGGACTCCGGCGAGCGAAACGACCTCGAAGCAGGGATGGCGAAGTACCTCGCCTCCGAGTACTGCAAGGAAGTCGTGGAGGACGCCTTCCGGATCCACGGCGGCTACGGCTTCTCCAAGGAGTACGAGATCGAGCGCCTCTACCGTGAGGCCCCGATGCTGCTCATCGGTGAAGGTACCGCCGAGATCCAGAAAATGATCATCGGTCGCAGGCTGCTCGAAGAGTATCGGTTCCAGGGATAG
- a CDS encoding O-acetyl-ADP-ribose deacetylase, protein MPAIGLVQGDITREEADAIVNAANSSLLGGGGVDGAIHRRGGPEILAECRALRASRYGKGLRTGQAVATTAGKLPARWVIHTVGPVWSSGEDRSGLLASCYRESLRVADELGARTVAFPAISTGVYGWPMDDGARIALETVRAAETAVEEVRFVLFDTAAYEVFARRLEA, encoded by the coding sequence ATGCCCGCCATCGGACTCGTACAGGGCGACATCACCCGCGAGGAGGCCGACGCGATCGTCAACGCCGCGAACTCCTCCCTGCTCGGCGGAGGCGGCGTGGACGGCGCCATCCACCGGCGCGGCGGCCCCGAGATCCTCGCCGAGTGCCGCGCGCTGCGGGCGTCCCGGTACGGCAAGGGCCTGCGCACCGGGCAGGCGGTCGCCACCACGGCGGGGAAGCTCCCGGCGCGCTGGGTGATCCACACGGTCGGCCCGGTCTGGTCGTCCGGCGAGGACCGCTCCGGCCTGCTGGCCTCCTGCTACCGCGAGTCGCTGCGCGTCGCCGACGAACTCGGCGCCCGCACCGTCGCCTTCCCCGCCATCTCCACCGGCGTCTACGGCTGGCCCATGGACGACGGCGCGCGGATCGCGCTGGAGACCGTCAGGGCGGCGGAGACCGCCGTCGAGGAAGTGCGGTTCGTGCTGTTCGACACGGCCGCGTACGAGGTGTTCGCCCGGCGGCTGGAGGCGTGA
- a CDS encoding MaoC family dehydratase, protein MQFGRTYEEFEVGATYKHWPGKTVTEYDDHLFCLLTMNHHPLHMDTNYAEKTTDFGRNVVVGNYIYSLLLGMSVPDISGKAIANLEIESLKHVAPTFHGDTIYGQTTVLDKWPSKSKNDRGIVHVETRGYKQDGTLVCVFRRKVMVPTETYIKERGGEQPGRPELKEQGK, encoded by the coding sequence ATGCAGTTCGGACGCACCTACGAGGAGTTCGAGGTCGGGGCGACGTACAAGCACTGGCCGGGGAAGACGGTCACGGAGTACGACGACCACCTGTTCTGTCTCCTCACGATGAACCACCACCCGCTCCACATGGACACGAACTATGCGGAGAAGACGACGGACTTCGGCAGGAACGTCGTCGTAGGCAACTACATCTACTCCCTGCTGCTCGGCATGTCGGTGCCGGACATCTCCGGCAAGGCGATCGCCAACCTGGAGATCGAGTCGCTGAAGCACGTGGCGCCGACCTTCCACGGCGACACCATCTACGGCCAGACGACCGTGCTCGACAAGTGGCCGTCGAAGTCGAAGAACGACCGCGGCATCGTCCACGTCGAGACCCGGGGCTACAAGCAGGACGGCACGCTGGTCTGCGTGTTCCGCCGCAAGGTGATGGTGCCGACCGAGACGTACATCAAGGAGCGCGGCGGCGAGCAGCCGGGCCGCCCCGAGCTGAAGGAACAGGGGAAGTAA
- a CDS encoding ADP-ribosylglycohydrolase family protein produces MTLVGTDAELADRVLGGWLGRIAGNMLGKPVEQGDLWTRDRIDRYLRRAAALPLTDYLPEPADEEDGRSLRPEWRDCVRGRIHGSCRDDDVDYAILGLDLLERHGFGFSTEQVGDLWLLRLPYLQTFTAERAAYRNLANGLKPPLTATFDNPHQEWIGALIRADVYGWTSPGVPARAASLARRDAVLSHTGNGVYGAMWAAALIAAAFTASTIREAVDRALTVIPASSRLARTVRRVATLHETRMSWEDTLSTVMEETAGLGWIHTVPNAAVLTAGLLYGDGDFTRTITLTVRGGLDTDSNGATAGSVAGVLSGAAAIPAQWTEPLEDTVRSAVFGFDGARISELAERTVRLAELGA; encoded by the coding sequence ATGACCCTTGTGGGCACGGATGCCGAGCTCGCCGACCGCGTCCTCGGCGGCTGGCTGGGCCGGATCGCGGGCAACATGCTCGGCAAGCCGGTCGAGCAGGGCGACCTGTGGACGCGCGACCGGATCGACCGCTATCTGCGCAGGGCCGCGGCCCTGCCGCTCACCGACTATCTGCCCGAGCCGGCCGACGAGGAGGACGGGCGCTCGCTGCGCCCCGAGTGGCGCGACTGCGTGCGCGGCCGGATCCACGGCAGCTGCCGCGACGACGACGTCGACTACGCGATCCTCGGCCTCGACCTGCTGGAGCGGCACGGCTTCGGGTTCAGCACCGAGCAGGTCGGCGACCTGTGGCTGCTGCGGCTGCCGTATCTGCAGACGTTCACGGCGGAGCGGGCCGCGTACCGCAATCTGGCGAACGGTCTCAAGCCGCCGCTCACCGCCACCTTCGACAACCCCCACCAGGAGTGGATCGGCGCCCTCATCCGCGCCGACGTCTACGGCTGGACCTCCCCGGGCGTCCCCGCGCGTGCCGCGTCCCTCGCCCGCCGGGACGCGGTGCTCTCGCACACCGGGAACGGGGTGTACGGGGCGATGTGGGCGGCGGCCCTGATCGCGGCGGCGTTCACGGCGTCCACGATCCGCGAGGCCGTCGACCGGGCGCTCACCGTGATCCCGGCGAGCAGCCGGCTCGCGCGGACCGTGCGCCGGGTGGCGACCCTCCACGAGACACGGATGTCCTGGGAGGACACGCTGAGCACCGTGATGGAGGAGACGGCGGGCCTGGGCTGGATCCACACGGTCCCGAACGCGGCCGTCCTCACGGCGGGGCTGCTGTACGGCGACGGCGACTTCACCCGCACGATCACGCTCACCGTGCGCGGGGGCCTGGACACCGACTCCAACGGGGCGACGGCCGGGTCGGTGGCGGGGGTGCTGAGCGGTGCCGCGGCGATCCCGGCGCAGTGGACGGAGCCGCTGGAGGACACGGTGCGCAGCGCGGTCTTCGGGTTCGACGGCGCCCGGATCAGCGAGCTGGCGGAGCGGACGGTGCGGCTGGCGGAGCTGGGGGCGTAG
- a CDS encoding phosphatidylserine decarboxylase: MPHSQTSAPRDSRAGVRLARGASPWLLPTVATAALSLARARRSGAAKAVAVPATALAAGMLWFFRDPEREIAQGRVISPADGVVQSIMPWKDGRTRVAIFMSPLNVHVNRAPLSGTVTSVEHIPGGFVPAFNKESENNERVVWHFDTELGDIEMIQIAGAVARRIVPYIPQGTKVEQGDRIGLIRFGSRVDIYLPEGVEVAVEVGQKTVAGVTRIDRD; this comes from the coding sequence ATGCCCCACAGCCAAACCTCTGCACCACGCGACAGCCGGGCCGGCGTACGCCTCGCGCGCGGAGCATCGCCGTGGCTTCTCCCGACCGTCGCCACCGCAGCCCTCAGCCTGGCCCGCGCACGCCGCTCCGGCGCCGCCAAGGCCGTGGCCGTACCCGCCACCGCTCTGGCGGCGGGCATGCTGTGGTTCTTCCGCGACCCCGAGCGCGAGATCGCCCAGGGCCGGGTCATCTCCCCGGCCGACGGTGTGGTGCAGAGCATCATGCCGTGGAAGGACGGCCGCACCCGCGTCGCGATCTTCATGAGCCCGCTCAACGTCCACGTCAACCGGGCGCCGCTCTCCGGCACGGTGACGTCAGTCGAGCACATCCCGGGCGGGTTCGTGCCGGCGTTCAACAAGGAGAGCGAGAACAACGAGCGCGTAGTCTGGCATTTCGACACCGAACTCGGCGACATCGAGATGATCCAGATCGCCGGCGCCGTGGCCCGTCGCATCGTCCCCTACATCCCGCAGGGCACGAAGGTCGAGCAGGGCGACCGCATCGGTCTGATCCGCTTCGGCTCCCGTGTCGACATCTACCTGCCGGAAGGCGTGGAGGTCGCGGTCGAGGTCGGGCAGAAGACCGTGGCTGGGGTGACTCGCATTGACCGTGATTGA
- a CDS encoding type II toxin-antitoxin system VapB family antitoxin, giving the protein MAKVTVSLDAELVVEAMVLAGVGSPKDAVELVLRDYVQRGHRTEARVAERDEALREVDVRPRDVEG; this is encoded by the coding sequence ATGGCCAAGGTCACCGTCTCGCTCGATGCCGAACTCGTCGTGGAGGCCATGGTCCTCGCGGGCGTCGGCAGCCCCAAGGACGCCGTGGAACTCGTGCTGCGCGACTACGTCCAGCGCGGTCACCGCACCGAGGCGCGGGTCGCCGAGCGCGACGAGGCGCTGCGCGAGGTGGACGTCCGGCCCCGGGACGTCGAGGGCTGA
- the pssA gene encoding CDP-diacylglycerol--serine O-phosphatidyltransferase, which produces MPGADEVDEEEEMPLSLRLSIADTLTLGNATCGFMAVYFTTTGILIPHLTGSQESGMARHSAATAVILMLCAAVFDLFDGLVARKLRSSPMGAELDNLSDLISFGLAPAYFVLVYGMVADDAHQRVAAVGAIVVLLAVVLRLARFSCVSVPNGMFQGMPSPFGALTVVSIVLLELPFVATLLAILGTAWLMVSRVEYPKPRGRLAIAMLSWIVVSMGLLAAWAFDAPSGQLLLQTGCALQLVTGAVIPLFATARRVNNFRDNRREARAAQLP; this is translated from the coding sequence GTGCCGGGCGCGGACGAGGTCGACGAAGAGGAGGAGATGCCGCTCTCCCTCCGCCTGTCGATAGCGGACACCCTCACCCTCGGCAACGCGACGTGCGGCTTCATGGCGGTGTACTTCACCACCACCGGCATCCTGATCCCGCACCTCACGGGCAGCCAGGAGTCCGGCATGGCCCGCCACAGCGCGGCCACGGCGGTCATCCTGATGCTCTGCGCGGCGGTCTTCGACCTGTTCGACGGACTGGTCGCCCGCAAGCTCCGCTCGTCCCCGATGGGCGCCGAGCTGGACAACCTGTCCGACCTGATCAGCTTCGGCCTGGCCCCGGCGTACTTCGTCCTGGTCTACGGCATGGTCGCCGACGACGCGCACCAGAGAGTGGCCGCGGTCGGGGCGATCGTGGTCCTGCTGGCGGTCGTGCTGCGGCTGGCGCGCTTCTCCTGCGTCTCCGTCCCCAACGGGATGTTCCAGGGGATGCCGTCGCCGTTCGGCGCGCTGACGGTGGTCTCGATCGTCCTGCTGGAGCTGCCCTTCGTGGCGACGCTCCTGGCGATCCTGGGCACGGCCTGGCTGATGGTGAGCCGGGTCGAGTACCCGAAGCCGCGCGGCCGCCTCGCGATCGCGATGCTGTCCTGGATCGTGGTGTCCATGGGTCTGCTCGCCGCCTGGGCGTTCGACGCCCCGAGCGGTCAGCTGCTCCTCCAGACGGGCTGCGCGCTCCAGCTGGTGACCGGCGCGGTGATCCCGCTGTTCGCCACGGCCCGCCGGGTGAACAACTTCCGCGACAACCGGCGCGAGGCACGCGCGGCCCAGCTGCCGTAG
- a CDS encoding methylated-DNA--[protein]-cysteine S-methyltransferase codes for MRQHTVIDSPYGPLTLVADDGVLCGLYMTDQRHRPAEETFGPRDATPFARAEEQLEAYFAGTLREFTLPLRLAGTPFQRSVWDALRTIPYGETRTYGQLADALGKPGASRAVGLANGRNPIGIIVPCHRVVGASGSLTGYGGGLPRKQRLLAFESGAALF; via the coding sequence GTGCGACAGCACACCGTCATCGACAGCCCGTACGGCCCGCTCACCCTCGTCGCCGACGACGGCGTCCTGTGCGGCCTCTACATGACCGACCAGCGCCACCGCCCCGCCGAGGAGACCTTCGGCCCCCGCGACGCGACCCCCTTCGCCCGGGCCGAGGAACAACTCGAGGCGTACTTCGCGGGCACGCTGCGGGAGTTCACCCTCCCCCTGCGCCTGGCGGGCACCCCGTTCCAGCGCAGCGTCTGGGACGCCCTGCGCACCATCCCCTACGGCGAGACCCGCACCTACGGCCAACTCGCCGACGCCCTGGGCAAGCCGGGCGCCTCCCGAGCCGTCGGCCTCGCCAACGGCAGAAACCCGATCGGCATCATCGTCCCCTGCCACCGAGTGGTGGGCGCCTCCGGATCCCTCACCGGCTACGGCGGCGGCCTCCCCCGCAAGCAGCGCCTCCTGGCGTTCGAGAGCGGGGCGGCCCTGTTCTGA
- a CDS encoding SIR2 family NAD-dependent protein deacylase: MTKPLVALLSGAGISTDSGIPDYRGPNGLWRRDPDAEKLVTYEYYMADPDVRRRSWLLRRENHARRPEPNAAHHAVAELERSGVPVRVLTQNVDGLHQQAGLPARKVLELHGTERQVVCTKCHARSPMADALARVDAGEDDPPCLECGGVLKSATVMFGERLDPEVLGQAVAITKACQVFIAVGSSLQVQPAAGLAGVAADHGARLIIVNAEPTPYDDLADEVVREPIGTALPELLRRIGKDA; this comes from the coding sequence ATGACCAAGCCCCTCGTGGCCCTGCTCAGCGGTGCCGGCATCTCGACCGACTCGGGCATCCCCGACTACCGCGGGCCGAACGGCCTGTGGCGGCGCGACCCGGACGCCGAGAAGCTCGTGACGTACGAGTACTACATGGCGGACCCGGACGTCCGGCGCCGGTCCTGGCTGCTGCGGCGGGAGAACCACGCGCGGCGCCCCGAGCCCAACGCGGCGCACCACGCGGTCGCCGAGCTGGAGCGCTCGGGGGTGCCGGTGCGGGTGCTCACACAGAACGTGGACGGGCTGCACCAGCAGGCCGGCCTGCCCGCCCGCAAGGTCCTGGAGCTGCACGGCACGGAACGGCAGGTGGTGTGCACCAAGTGCCACGCCCGCTCCCCCATGGCGGACGCCCTGGCCCGGGTCGACGCCGGCGAGGACGACCCGCCGTGCCTGGAGTGCGGCGGCGTCCTGAAGTCCGCGACGGTGATGTTCGGCGAACGGCTCGACCCGGAGGTCCTCGGCCAGGCGGTCGCGATCACCAAGGCCTGCCAGGTCTTCATCGCGGTCGGCTCCAGCCTCCAGGTCCAGCCCGCCGCCGGCCTGGCAGGCGTCGCCGCGGACCACGGCGCCCGCCTGATCATCGTCAACGCCGAACCGACCCCGTACGACGACCTGGCCGACGAGGTCGTCCGCGAACCGATCGGGACGGCGTTGCCGGAGCTGCTGCGGCGGATCGGCAAGGACGCCTGA
- a CDS encoding AlkA N-terminal domain-containing protein gives MHTDVERCVRAVRSKDARFDGWFFTAVVTTGIYCRPSCPAVPPRPANMRFFPSAAACQQAGFRACKRCRPDTSPGSPEWNQRADVVARAMRLIADGVVDREGVPGLAARLGYSTRQIERQLLAELGAGPLALARAQRAQTARLLIETTSLPMADIAFAAGFASVRTFNDTVREVFALAPTDLRARAPRSAESGTAGALTLRLPFRAPLNPDNLFGHLAATAVPGVEEWRDGAYRRTLRLPYGHGIVALSPRPDHIACRLTLSDLRDLTVATSRCRRLLDLDADPVAVDDQLRTDPVLAPLVDKAPGRRVPRTVDEAEFAVRAVLGQQVSTAAARTHAARLVTAHGEPVDDPEGGLTHLFPEPAALASVDPEALAMPRSRRTTLTTLVHRLADGDLRLGPDSDRPETRAKLLSLPGFGPWTADVIAMRALGDPDAFLPTDLGVRRAARELGLPSTPAALTARATAWRPWRAYAVQYLWATDSHPINVLPA, from the coding sequence ATGCACACCGACGTCGAGCGCTGCGTGCGCGCCGTACGGTCGAAGGACGCCCGCTTCGACGGATGGTTCTTCACGGCGGTCGTCACGACCGGGATCTACTGCCGGCCCAGCTGCCCCGCGGTCCCGCCCAGGCCCGCGAACATGCGCTTCTTCCCGAGTGCCGCCGCCTGCCAGCAGGCCGGCTTCCGCGCCTGCAAGCGGTGCCGCCCCGACACCAGTCCTGGTTCCCCCGAGTGGAACCAGCGCGCCGACGTCGTGGCCCGCGCGATGCGGCTGATCGCCGACGGGGTGGTGGACCGCGAGGGCGTCCCCGGCCTCGCCGCGCGCCTCGGCTACAGCACCCGGCAGATCGAACGCCAGCTCCTCGCCGAGCTCGGCGCCGGCCCGCTCGCCCTGGCCCGCGCCCAGCGCGCCCAGACCGCGCGGCTCCTCATCGAGACCACCTCCCTGCCCATGGCGGACATCGCCTTCGCGGCCGGCTTCGCCTCCGTGCGCACCTTCAACGACACCGTCCGCGAGGTCTTCGCCCTCGCCCCGACCGACCTGCGTGCCCGGGCACCCCGTTCCGCCGAGAGCGGCACCGCGGGCGCCCTCACCCTGCGCCTGCCGTTCCGCGCCCCTCTCAACCCCGACAACCTCTTCGGGCATCTCGCGGCGACCGCCGTGCCCGGCGTCGAGGAGTGGCGGGACGGCGCGTACCGGCGCACGCTCCGGCTGCCGTACGGGCACGGCATCGTGGCGCTGAGCCCGCGCCCCGACCACATCGCCTGCCGTCTCACCCTCAGTGACCTGCGCGATCTCACCGTCGCGACCAGCCGGTGCCGGCGGCTGCTCGACCTCGACGCCGACCCGGTCGCCGTCGACGACCAGCTGCGCACCGACCCGGTGCTCGCGCCGCTGGTCGACAAGGCCCCCGGACGCCGGGTCCCGCGCACGGTCGACGAGGCCGAGTTCGCCGTACGGGCCGTGCTCGGGCAGCAGGTCTCCACGGCGGCCGCCCGCACCCACGCGGCCCGCCTGGTCACCGCGCACGGCGAACCGGTGGACGACCCCGAGGGCGGTCTCACCCACCTCTTCCCGGAGCCCGCGGCCCTGGCCTCGGTGGACCCCGAGGCCCTGGCGATGCCCCGCAGCCGCCGCACCACGCTGACGACCCTGGTCCACCGGCTCGCCGACGGTGACCTCCGCCTCGGCCCCGACAGCGACCGGCCCGAGACGCGGGCGAAGCTGCTGTCCCTGCCGGGCTTCGGCCCCTGGACGGCCGACGTCATCGCGATGCGCGCCCTCGGCGACCCCGACGCCTTCCTCCCCACCGACCTCGGCGTCCGCCGCGCCGCCCGCGAACTGGGCCTGCCGTCCACCCCGGCGGCCCTCACCGCCCGCGCCACCGCCTGGCGCCCCTGGCGGGCCTACGCCGTCCAGTACCTGTGGGCGACGGACAGCCACCCCATCAACGTCCTCCCCGCATAA
- a CDS encoding HpcH/HpaI aldolase/citrate lyase family protein, producing MTTVNRLRPRRSCLAVPGSNPRFLEKAQGLPADQVFLDLEDACAPLAKPEARHTIVKFLNEGDWTGKTRVVRVNDWTTEWTYRDVVTVVEGAGQNLDCIMLPKVQTAQQVVALDLLLTQIEKTMGFEVGKIGIEAQIENAQGLNNVNEIAQASQRLETIIFGPADFMASINMKSLVVGEQPPGYPADAYHYILMKILMAARANDLQAIDGPYLQIRNVDGYREVAQRAAALGFDGKWVLHPGQVEASNEIFSPSQEDYDHAELILDAYDYYTSEAGGKKGSAMLGDEMIDEASRKMALVIAGKGRAAGMERTSKFEIPEA from the coding sequence ATGACGACCGTCAACCGCCTTCGCCCCCGCCGCTCCTGTCTGGCGGTACCGGGAAGCAACCCGCGCTTCCTGGAGAAGGCGCAGGGCCTCCCCGCCGACCAGGTCTTCCTGGACCTCGAGGACGCCTGCGCGCCGCTCGCCAAGCCCGAGGCACGGCACACCATCGTCAAGTTCCTCAACGAGGGCGACTGGACGGGCAAGACGCGCGTCGTCCGCGTCAACGACTGGACGACCGAGTGGACGTACCGGGACGTCGTCACGGTCGTCGAGGGCGCCGGCCAGAACCTCGACTGCATCATGCTGCCGAAGGTGCAGACGGCCCAGCAGGTCGTCGCGCTGGACCTCCTCCTCACCCAGATCGAGAAGACCATGGGCTTCGAGGTCGGCAAGATCGGCATCGAGGCGCAGATCGAGAACGCGCAGGGCCTGAACAACGTCAACGAGATCGCCCAGGCCTCGCAGCGCCTGGAGACCATCATCTTCGGCCCGGCCGACTTCATGGCGTCCATCAACATGAAGTCCCTCGTCGTGGGCGAGCAGCCGCCCGGCTACCCGGCGGACGCCTACCACTACATCCTGATGAAGATCCTGATGGCCGCCCGCGCCAACGACCTCCAGGCGATCGACGGCCCCTACCTGCAGATCCGCAACGTCGATGGCTACCGCGAGGTCGCCCAGCGCGCCGCCGCGCTCGGCTTCGACGGCAAGTGGGTGCTGCACCCGGGCCAGGTCGAGGCGTCCAACGAGATCTTCTCGCCCTCGCAGGAGGACTACGACCACGCCGAGCTGATCCTGGACGCGTACGACTACTACACGTCCGAGGCGGGCGGCAAGAAGGGCTCCGCGATGCTCGGCGACGAGATGATCGACGAGGCCAGCCGCAAGATGGCCCTGGTCATCGCGGGCAAGGGACGCGCCGCCGGCATGGAGCGCACGTCGAAGTTCGAGATCCCGGAGGCCTGA
- a CDS encoding glycerate kinase has translation MQVTQRVLIAADKFKGSLTAVEVAERVTAGLRRAAPGVEVEAMPVADGGDGTVDAAVAAGFERREVRVSGPLGDEVTAAFALRGDTAVVEMAEASGLQRLPAGVLAPLTASTYGSGELLRAALDAGARTLVFGVGGSATTDGGAGMLSALGARLLDADGEPVAPGGGGLAELATADLSGLDPRLAEVDLVLASDVDNPLTGPKGAPAVYGPQKGASPDDVAALDAALTHYAKVLESAVGPRAARHASAPGAGAAGGIGYGALLLGARFRAGIEVMLDVLGFVPAVERADLVITGEGSLDEQTLHGKAPAGVASAARAAGKEVVAVCGRLALAPEALGRAGIRRAYPLTEEEPDVAVCVADAGPILERVAERIGRDFLT, from the coding sequence ATACAGGTGACACAGCGCGTGCTCATCGCCGCGGACAAGTTCAAGGGGTCGCTCACGGCCGTGGAGGTCGCCGAGCGGGTCACCGCCGGTCTGCGCCGGGCCGCCCCGGGTGTGGAGGTCGAGGCGATGCCGGTCGCCGACGGCGGTGACGGCACCGTCGACGCGGCGGTCGCGGCCGGTTTCGAGCGCCGCGAGGTACGGGTCTCCGGGCCGCTTGGCGACGAGGTGACGGCGGCGTTCGCGCTGCGCGGCGACACCGCGGTCGTGGAGATGGCGGAGGCCAGCGGCCTGCAGCGGCTGCCCGCGGGCGTCCTCGCCCCGCTCACGGCGTCCACGTACGGCTCCGGCGAGCTGCTGCGGGCGGCCCTCGACGCCGGTGCCCGCACCCTCGTCTTCGGCGTCGGCGGCAGCGCCACCACGGACGGCGGGGCCGGGATGCTGAGCGCGCTCGGCGCCCGTCTGCTCGACGCGGACGGTGAGCCGGTGGCACCCGGCGGGGGCGGCCTCGCCGAACTGGCCACCGCCGACCTGTCGGGGCTGGACCCCCGCCTCGCCGAGGTCGACCTGGTACTCGCCAGCGACGTGGACAACCCGCTGACCGGCCCGAAGGGCGCCCCGGCGGTGTACGGCCCGCAGAAGGGCGCGTCCCCGGACGACGTGGCCGCGCTGGACGCGGCCCTCACGCACTACGCCAAGGTCCTGGAGAGCGCCGTCGGCCCCCGGGCCGCCCGGCACGCCTCGGCGCCGGGCGCCGGAGCCGCCGGCGGCATCGGGTACGGCGCCCTGCTGCTCGGAGCCCGCTTCCGGGCCGGCATCGAGGTCATGCTCGACGTCCTGGGCTTCGTGCCCGCCGTGGAGCGCGCCGACCTGGTGATCACCGGCGAGGGCTCCCTGGACGAGCAGACCCTGCACGGCAAGGCCCCGGCCGGGGTCGCGTCGGCGGCCCGCGCGGCCGGCAAGGAGGTGGTCGCCGTGTGCGGGCGTCTCGCGCTCGCGCCCGAGGCGCTGGGCCGGGCCGGCATCCGGCGGGCGTACCCGCTGACGGAGGAGGAGCCGGACGTGGCGGTGTGCGTCGCGGACGCCGGGCCGATCCTGGAGCGGGTCGCGGAACGCATCGGACGGGACTTCCTGACCTGA
- a CDS encoding NUDIX domain-containing protein: MTSTPDFAAYIASLPRILAGAAALFRDAAGRVLLVEPNYREGWALPGGTIESDDGETPRQGARRETLEEIGLDRTLGRLLAVDWVHGAGRPPLVAYLFDGGVLTEDELKAIRLQEEELLSWRLVPREELTGLLPGSLGRRVLAALDALAEGTGPVELENGHPVT; this comes from the coding sequence ATGACCTCGACGCCCGACTTCGCCGCGTACATCGCGAGTCTCCCCCGCATCCTCGCGGGCGCCGCCGCCCTCTTCCGTGACGCCGCGGGACGGGTGCTGCTCGTGGAGCCGAACTACCGCGAGGGCTGGGCGCTGCCCGGCGGCACGATCGAGTCCGACGACGGCGAGACGCCCCGCCAGGGCGCGCGGCGCGAGACGCTCGAGGAGATCGGCCTGGACCGCACGCTCGGCCGGCTGCTCGCGGTGGACTGGGTGCACGGCGCGGGACGTCCGCCGCTGGTGGCGTACCTGTTCGACGGCGGTGTGCTCACCGAGGACGAGCTGAAGGCGATCCGGTTGCAGGAAGAGGAGCTGCTCTCCTGGCGGCTGGTCCCCCGCGAGGAGCTGACCGGTCTTCTGCCGGGCTCCCTGGGCCGCCGGGTGCTGGCCGCGCTGGACGCCCTGGCGGAGGGCACGGGTCCGGTGGAGCTGGAGAACGGGCACCCGGTGACCTGA